DNA from Camelina sativa cultivar DH55 unplaced genomic scaffold, Cs unpScaffold21241, whole genome shotgun sequence:
GTAGAGAGATTGGTGCAGATCAAAGGCTTTTCCTCGGCAAAGAAACCGTGTTCTGTAGAATACGGTCGTGATTCTGTCCCAAAAGATGTGAAGGAAGGTCATTTCGCGGTGATAGCCGTCGATGGGTATCATGAGCCTACACAGAGATTCGTTGTCCCGTTGATGTTTCTGGAACATCCTATGTTCCGTAAGCTTCTAGAACGAGCAGAGGAGGAATACGGGTTCGACCACC
Protein-coding regions in this window:
- the LOC109132098 gene encoding auxin-responsive protein SAUR32-like, which encodes RLVQIKGFSSAKKPCSVEYGRDSVPKDVKEGHFAVIAVDGYHEPTQRFVVPLMFLEHPMFRKLLERAEEEYGFDHHGALMVPCQPSHL